The DNA window GATGCGTCCTCACGTCAAGGCGCACAAGTGCACACAGCTCGCCCGCCGGCAGGCGGCAGTGGGGCACCTGACGTTCACCTGCGCGACAATCCGCGAAGTGGAAGGCATGGCCGAGGCTGGCCTCGGCGACGACTTGCTGCTCGCCAACGAAGTAATCGACGCGCGCCGGCTCGGCGCCTTGAACGCGCGGGTCACCGTGGCGGTAGACAGCGACGCCACCATCGCCGCGGCGGCGGCCGGCGGCGTGCGCGAGGTGCTTATCGACGTCAATGTCGGTCTACCGCGCTGCGGCTGCATGCCCGACGACGCCGGTCGGCTCGCCGAGCGGGCCCGGCGAGCCGGGCTCGGGGTGCGCGGCGTGATGGGCTACGAGGGCCATGTGGTCGGGCTCGAAGACCGGACGCTGCGCGAACAGATGTGCGCCCAGAGCATGGAACTGCTCCTGCAGGCGCACCGCGAGGTCGGCGGCGACATCGTCTCCGCCGGCGGCACCGGCACCTACGACTGCAACACCTGGGCAAACGAGATTCAGGCCGGCTCGTACGCCTTGATGGATACCGCCTATGCGAAACTCGGTCTGCCGTTCCGGCAGGCGTTGTGCGTTTTCGCCACGGCGATCTCCGTCACCCCGGCTTTCGCGGTCGCCGACTGCGGACTGAAGGCTCTCGGGATGGACCACGGCAACCCGGTCGTGGACGACGGGCAGACGCTATTCTGCTCGGACGAGCACATCACGTTCATTCCGAACAAGACCCTGCAGGTGGGCGACCGGGTCCGCGTGTGGCCGGCGCACATCGACCCCACCGTGGCCTATCACGAGCGCATGCACGTGATCGCGGGCGACCACGTGCTGGAGACCTGGCCGGTCGATCTGCGTGGCTGGTG is part of the Candidatus Binatia bacterium genome and encodes:
- a CDS encoding alanine racemase, producing MALTIHDLQTPALLIDSEALDHNLTTMAEALPGARMRPHVKAHKCTQLARRQAAVGHLTFTCATIREVEGMAEAGLGDDLLLANEVIDARRLGALNARVTVAVDSDATIAAAAAGGVREVLIDVNVGLPRCGCMPDDAGRLAERARRAGLGVRGVMGYEGHVVGLEDRTLREQMCAQSMELLLQAHREVGGDIVSAGGTGTYDCNTWANEIQAGSYALMDTAYAKLGLPFRQALCVFATAISVTPAFAVADCGLKALGMDHGNPVVDDGQTLFCSDEHITFIPNKTLQVGDRVRVWPAHIDPTVAYHERMHVIAGDHVLETWPVDLRGW